In the Palaeococcus pacificus DY20341 genome, one interval contains:
- a CDS encoding type I restriction enzyme HsdR N-terminal domain-containing protein — protein sequence MEDVERVISNILEKVKNHRKLYDANEEAVKQHLIGEIFEVLGWEWQNPNEVRPEERTEDGRADYALVLGGKVISFVEAKNLSVKILKNEKPLRQLGKYCFSRGVTYGILTNGLQWIVIKAFEEGSTLKDRILFLVDLEKEPPKRSALKLSLLSKSRIKELERLAKLLQYFEESFRALKREGFDEDELIGYLRSEGMLKGLLPIVPISSIDTTDEEPKKVYIYESSRKVLESQIKGWYDVLSTVLEYLLIAADLREEERKELSTLYKYSKKIPKEKILTLLKEIERHFNVRISIEFS from the coding sequence ATGGAGGACGTGGAGAGAGTAATAAGCAATATTCTCGAAAAAGTCAAAAATCATAGAAAGCTTTACGATGCAAATGAAGAGGCTGTAAAGCAGCACTTAATTGGCGAGATATTTGAGGTATTGGGTTGGGAATGGCAGAATCCAAATGAAGTGAGGCCCGAGGAAAGGACGGAAGATGGGAGGGCGGATTACGCTTTAGTCCTTGGCGGAAAAGTAATATCTTTTGTGGAAGCAAAAAACTTGAGCGTAAAGATACTCAAAAATGAAAAGCCTCTAAGACAGCTGGGGAAATACTGCTTTTCTCGAGGTGTTACCTATGGCATTCTCACAAATGGGCTTCAGTGGATAGTTATAAAAGCCTTTGAAGAAGGTTCAACCCTTAAGGACAGGATACTCTTTTTAGTCGATCTTGAGAAGGAGCCTCCAAAGAGAAGTGCACTTAAGCTTTCTCTCTTGAGTAAATCTCGCATTAAAGAGCTTGAAAGGCTCGCAAAGCTGCTTCAATATTTTGAAGAGAGCTTTAGAGCTTTGAAAAGGGAAGGCTTCGACGAGGACGAGTTAATTGGCTACCTCAGGAGCGAGGGCATGCTAAAAGGACTCCTTCCGATAGTTCCAATAAGTTCGATTGATACGACAGATGAAGAACCTAAGAAGGTCTATATCTATGAGAGCTCTAGAAAAGTCTTGGAATCCCAAATCAAAGGCTGGTATGATGTTCTTTCAACAGTTTTAGAGTATCTTTTGATTGCAGCGGACCTTAGAGAAGAGGAGAGAAAAGAACTCTCAACCCTCTACAAATACTCAAAGAAGATACCAAAGGAAAAAATCCTGACGCTCTTGAAGGAGATCGAGAGGCACTTTAATGTTAGAATATCAATTGAGTTTAGCTAA
- a CDS encoding acetate--CoA ligase family protein: MERIEKARQIIEKAKAEGRPLVEPEAKEILKLYGVPVPDFKVATNEEEAVQFAREIGYPVVMKIVSPQIIHKSDAGGVKVNIKSDEEAREAFKKIMENAKNYKPDADLWGVIVYKMLPLGKEVIVGMIRDPQFGPAIMFGLGGIFVEILKDVSFRVAPITKDEALDMIKEIKAYPILAGARGEKPVNIEALADIIAKVGELALELPEVKELDINPIFAYEDEAVAVDARMLL, from the coding sequence ATGGAAAGGATTGAAAAGGCAAGGCAAATCATCGAAAAGGCTAAGGCTGAGGGAAGACCACTCGTTGAGCCCGAAGCTAAGGAAATTTTGAAGCTCTATGGTGTTCCAGTTCCAGACTTTAAGGTTGCTACAAATGAGGAAGAGGCCGTTCAGTTTGCAAGGGAAATCGGCTATCCAGTTGTCATGAAGATCGTCTCACCACAAATCATCCACAAGAGTGACGCTGGTGGTGTTAAGGTCAACATAAAGAGCGATGAAGAGGCTAGGGAAGCCTTCAAGAAGATTATGGAGAACGCTAAGAACTACAAGCCAGACGCTGACCTTTGGGGTGTCATTGTTTACAAGATGCTCCCACTTGGAAAAGAAGTTATCGTTGGTATGATTAGGGATCCACAGTTCGGCCCAGCTATAATGTTCGGTCTCGGTGGTATATTCGTCGAGATTCTCAAGGATGTCAGCTTCAGGGTTGCCCCAATCACTAAAGATGAGGCCCTTGACATGATTAAGGAAATCAAGGCATATCCAATCCTCGCAGGAGCAAGAGGAGAGAAGCCAGTCAACATAGAGGCGTTAGCTGATATCATTGCCAAGGTCGGTGAGCTTGCTCTTGAGCTCCCAGAGGTTAAGGAGCTCGACATAAACCCAATCTTTGCATATGAAGACGAAGCTGTTGCCGTTGACGCAAGAATGCTCCTATGA
- a CDS encoding DMT family transporter, giving the protein MSMIEGVLLALMAAFGWGLSSVFVKMGMKNKQAVSVNIVRLYFVSFLYAAIFLLTGSFEEILSLSSKQLLIAFISGQFGFVVGDYFFFNALKIAGVSRTVPVTSSYPLWAILWAVLFLGRSITAQIIIGALLIFAAIVLVRQTEEEEHTNPKGLIFAILAPISWSLAITTLDYLSSQISPLTLAGLRMMFATVGISFFIPRYKEELKSFTLKEFGVVSAAALFGLLIGQYAFVRAVGTIGSQIATPITAINPIISSTLAIAFLKEPPNRKIILSLILAVLGIVIISLA; this is encoded by the coding sequence ATGTCCATGATTGAAGGAGTGCTTTTGGCCCTAATGGCAGCGTTTGGGTGGGGGCTATCATCAGTGTTCGTAAAAATGGGGATGAAAAATAAGCAGGCGGTTAGCGTTAACATTGTGAGGCTTTATTTTGTATCCTTCCTATACGCTGCGATATTTCTCCTCACAGGAAGTTTTGAAGAGATACTATCCCTATCCTCTAAGCAGCTTTTAATAGCTTTTATCTCAGGTCAATTTGGATTTGTTGTAGGCGACTACTTCTTCTTCAACGCTTTAAAGATTGCTGGTGTTTCAAGAACAGTTCCCGTTACGTCCTCATATCCCCTTTGGGCGATATTGTGGGCCGTACTTTTTCTAGGACGATCCATCACAGCCCAAATAATTATAGGGGCACTTCTCATATTTGCGGCAATAGTTTTAGTCAGGCAGACTGAAGAAGAGGAACACACAAATCCCAAAGGCCTGATATTTGCTATTTTGGCCCCGATTAGCTGGAGCTTAGCCATAACTACGTTAGATTACCTCTCCTCCCAAATATCTCCTTTGACTTTGGCAGGCCTGAGAATGATGTTTGCTACAGTTGGAATTAGCTTCTTTATCCCCCGCTATAAAGAGGAGTTAAAATCGTTCACTTTAAAGGAGTTTGGAGTGGTGAGTGCTGCTGCTCTATTTGGGCTTCTTATAGGCCAGTATGCATTTGTGCGGGCTGTTGGAACAATTGGTTCACAAATAGCGACGCCAATAACTGCCATCAATCCGATTATATCATCCACTCTCGCAATAGCCTTTTTAAAGGAGCCTCCAAACAGAAAAATCATCCTAAGCCTTATCCTGGCAGTTTTGGGTATAGTGATAATAAGTCTCGCATAA